A window of Mucilaginibacter sp. PAMC 26640 contains these coding sequences:
- a CDS encoding sterol desaturase encodes MPHLNARNEAVIVLISLLIILTLTEMYFSYRENRNYYDKRDTFTNFYLTTLAFFLNLAVNGTGFFLLNFAYRYRFFEIGNPIVYWCVLVVLQDFLYWILHYTGHYCRMFWAMHVTHHSSEHFNFTTGFRSTVFEPLYRTFFYMPLALIGFNAIDILYAYLLTQLYGNIVHTQYQIPLPKWYAFVFVTPAHHRVHHASNIPYLDKNMGMMFIVWDRLFGTFHDEDPAEPVKYGLTHQPEHMGPVNVLFHEWKALIADASKAPGLRNKLLYFVKPPGWSHDGSTQTARAMQRAYRKEAASIH; translated from the coding sequence ATGCCCCATTTAAATGCCCGTAACGAAGCTGTAATTGTACTAATTAGCCTGCTGATCATACTTACCTTAACGGAAATGTATTTCAGCTACCGCGAAAACAGGAACTATTACGATAAGCGCGATACCTTTACCAATTTCTATTTAACCACGCTAGCCTTTTTCTTGAACCTGGCCGTAAACGGTACCGGGTTTTTCCTGCTTAACTTTGCTTACCGGTACAGGTTTTTTGAGATCGGTAACCCAATAGTTTATTGGTGTGTACTGGTGGTGTTACAGGATTTTTTATACTGGATCTTGCATTATACCGGCCACTATTGCCGTATGTTTTGGGCCATGCATGTTACACATCACTCTTCGGAGCATTTTAATTTTACCACGGGTTTCCGGTCCACCGTTTTTGAGCCATTGTACAGGACATTTTTTTATATGCCGCTGGCACTGATCGGTTTTAACGCAATAGATATTTTGTACGCGTATTTGCTTACCCAGTTGTACGGGAATATCGTGCATACCCAATATCAAATTCCACTGCCTAAATGGTACGCTTTTGTGTTTGTTACGCCGGCGCATCACCGTGTACACCATGCATCAAACATCCCCTACCTGGATAAGAATATGGGGATGATGTTTATCGTTTGGGATCGCCTCTTCGGCACCTTTCATGACGAAGACCCTGCAGAACCTGTTAAATACGGCCTGACGCATCAACCTGAACACATGGGACCGGTGAACGTCCTCTTTCATGAATGGAAGGCACTCATAGCCGATGCAAGCAAAGCACCCGGGCTAAGAAATAAGCTGCTCTATTTTGTGAAGCCCCCGGGATGGAGCCATGATGGCAGCACACAAACAGCAAGGGCGATGCAGAGGGCTTACCGGAAGGAAGCGGCTAGCATTCATTAG
- a CDS encoding 3-dehydroquinate synthase, producing MDTIQSDGYQIFFENSLAELVNFIKHGNYSRTFVLTDENTSKQCMPLLHEYLGEADNYDIIEINAGEESKNIDFCIGVWKMLIDFGADRKALMINLGGGVVTDLGGFVASTYKRGIDFVHVPTTLLSQVDASVGGKTGIDMDSIKNIIGTFTQPKAVFMSADFFKTLPERQILSGLAEMLKHGLICDAAYWDQLKNSDLSLPSAELVHRSVAIKNDVVIADPLEKGIRKALNFGHTIGHAIETYSMLNDKHPLTHGEAIAVGMICEAWLSHKKVGLPEEQLTEISSVLNKLYPIHQVPEVCHSELYQLMLKDKKNLNAHINCTLLTRIGQYSIDNICTEDELCDSLRYYANL from the coding sequence ATGGATACGATACAAAGCGACGGCTACCAGATCTTCTTTGAGAACAGCCTGGCCGAACTGGTAAACTTTATTAAACACGGTAACTATTCCCGTACTTTTGTTTTAACAGACGAAAACACCTCTAAACAGTGCATGCCTTTACTCCATGAGTATCTGGGCGAGGCAGATAATTACGATATCATTGAGATAAACGCGGGCGAAGAAAGCAAGAACATTGATTTTTGTATAGGCGTTTGGAAAATGCTGATAGATTTTGGTGCCGACAGGAAAGCGCTGATGATCAATCTCGGTGGCGGTGTGGTAACTGATCTGGGCGGTTTTGTAGCCTCAACGTACAAACGGGGGATAGATTTTGTCCACGTACCCACTACCCTGCTTTCGCAGGTAGATGCATCTGTTGGCGGCAAAACCGGCATTGATATGGATAGCATTAAAAATATCATCGGCACGTTCACGCAGCCAAAGGCGGTGTTTATGTCTGCGGATTTTTTTAAGACACTACCAGAAAGACAGATCCTCTCCGGCCTGGCAGAGATGCTTAAACATGGCTTGATCTGCGATGCAGCCTATTGGGATCAGCTTAAGAACAGCGACCTGAGTTTGCCATCTGCTGAGCTGGTACACCGTTCGGTAGCGATCAAAAACGATGTGGTAATTGCAGATCCGCTGGAAAAAGGCATTCGCAAGGCCCTTAACTTTGGGCATACCATTGGGCATGCTATAGAAACCTATTCCATGCTGAATGATAAGCATCCTTTAACCCATGGTGAGGCTATTGCCGTTGGGATGATCTGTGAAGCGTGGCTGTCTCACAAAAAAGTGGGTTTACCGGAAGAACAACTGACGGAGATCAGCAGTGTTTTAAACAAGCTTTACCCGATACACCAGGTGCCTGAAGTATGTCACAGTGAATTGTACCAACTAATGCTGAAAGACAAGAAAAACCTCAATGCACACATCAATTGTACTTTATTGACACGGATAGGACAGTATAGTATTGATAATATCTGCACGGAGGACGAACTTTGCGATAGTTTAAGATATTACGCAAATTTATAA
- a CDS encoding RNA-binding protein: MIEFKVEGDYIPMIQLLKATGLVQTGGEAQIAVQYGEVTYNGTIDYRKRLKVKQGDLVEFRGQKIKVI; the protein is encoded by the coding sequence ATGATTGAATTTAAGGTAGAGGGAGACTACATCCCTATGATACAGCTGCTAAAAGCAACCGGACTGGTGCAAACCGGCGGGGAGGCACAAATTGCCGTGCAATACGGTGAAGTAACCTATAATGGCACTATCGACTATCGCAAACGCCTCAAAGTAAAACAGGGTGACCTGGTTGAATTCAGGGGCCAAAAGATCAAGGTTATTTAA
- a CDS encoding proline dehydrogenase, translated as MNEKLSFENTEIAFKHSSNTDLNRAYWLFKAINVNALVKIGPPITNFAIKIGLPIKGIIKATIFKHFCGGETIEECNKAIKNLADGGVGTILDYSIEGEDDESVFDNTREEIIRTIVRAAKDKAIPLTVFKVTGVGRFSLLEKLDEGLKLNVDEQLEWQKVQDRVLEICEMAHSEGVPVMIDAEESWIQKTIDHLAINMMRFFNKETAIVYNTYQMYRHDKLASLISDFTVAEEEGFILGAKIVRGAYMEKERKRADERGYPSPIQPDKAATDRDYNDALVFCADHVDQIAIVAGTHNEDSCRLLADLLDEKKIAHNNPHIYFSQLLGMSDNLSFNLANSKYNVAKYVPYGPIKAVLPYLFRRAQENTAIAGQMSRELSLIVKEKKRRG; from the coding sequence ATGAACGAAAAACTATCCTTCGAAAATACCGAGATCGCTTTTAAACACTCATCCAATACTGATCTTAACCGGGCCTACTGGCTATTTAAAGCGATCAACGTAAATGCGCTGGTTAAGATAGGGCCACCCATCACCAACTTTGCTATTAAGATCGGCTTGCCGATCAAGGGTATCATCAAGGCGACGATCTTTAAACATTTCTGCGGAGGAGAAACTATCGAAGAATGTAATAAAGCAATCAAGAACCTGGCGGATGGCGGTGTAGGCACCATCCTCGACTATTCCATAGAAGGCGAGGATGACGAATCGGTATTTGACAATACCCGGGAGGAGATCATCCGAACGATAGTGCGTGCGGCTAAAGATAAGGCTATCCCATTAACCGTATTTAAGGTTACCGGAGTTGGCCGGTTTTCTTTGCTCGAAAAACTGGATGAAGGCTTGAAACTAAATGTTGACGAGCAGCTGGAATGGCAAAAAGTGCAGGACCGTGTATTGGAGATCTGCGAGATGGCACATTCTGAAGGCGTACCGGTAATGATTGATGCCGAGGAAAGCTGGATCCAGAAGACCATAGATCACCTCGCTATAAACATGATGCGTTTTTTTAACAAGGAAACGGCTATAGTTTACAATACTTACCAAATGTACCGCCATGATAAGCTGGCTTCATTGATCAGTGACTTTACCGTTGCGGAGGAGGAAGGCTTTATTTTAGGCGCCAAAATAGTACGTGGCGCCTACATGGAAAAAGAACGGAAACGCGCCGATGAACGTGGCTATCCGTCGCCGATTCAGCCCGATAAAGCAGCTACCGACCGTGATTACAATGATGCCCTTGTTTTTTGTGCCGATCACGTAGATCAAATAGCCATTGTAGCCGGTACCCACAACGAAGACAGCTGCCGCCTGCTGGCTGACTTGTTAGATGAAAAGAAAATAGCGCATAACAACCCGCATATCTACTTTTCGCAATTGCTGGGCATGAGCGATAACCTGAGTTTCAACCTCGCTAACTCAAAATACAATGTAGCCAAGTACGTGCCATACGGACCAATAAAGGCAGTATTACCATACTTGTTCCGCCGGGCGCAGGAAAATACCGCTATTGCCGGGCAAATGAGCCGCGAGCTGAGCTTGATTGTAAAGGAAAAGAAGCGGCGGGGGTAG
- a CDS encoding haloacid dehalogenase, translated as MQNIKNIIFDYGNVIFKIDFRIAQEEFKKLGIADPETFFGHRHQDQIFDKFDRGEVTADEFRSYVKEKIGNPQITDQQITDAWNSLLLGIAPGNNQLLLQLKKKYRTFLLSNINDIHYTYIMKYLKKDFGFDNNEHLFERTYYSHLQGKRKPEINFFEQVLAENNLIANETLFIDDSPQHLEAARTLGIKTFLMTAPDTLQAFAQREQLI; from the coding sequence ATGCAAAACATTAAAAACATCATATTCGATTACGGTAACGTTATTTTTAAAATTGATTTCCGCATTGCGCAGGAAGAGTTCAAAAAGCTCGGCATTGCCGACCCAGAGACTTTTTTCGGCCATCGCCATCAGGATCAGATCTTTGATAAATTCGACCGGGGCGAGGTTACTGCTGACGAGTTTCGCTCCTATGTTAAAGAAAAAATTGGCAACCCTCAAATAACCGACCAGCAGATCACCGATGCCTGGAACAGCTTGCTGCTTGGCATAGCGCCAGGCAACAATCAGCTATTGCTGCAATTGAAGAAGAAATACCGCACCTTCCTGCTCAGTAATATCAATGATATCCATTATACCTATATTATGAAATATCTGAAGAAAGATTTTGGGTTTGATAATAATGAACATCTTTTCGAGCGTACTTATTATTCTCACCTGCAGGGCAAACGCAAACCCGAAATTAACTTCTTTGAGCAAGTGTTAGCGGAAAATAACCTTATTGCCAACGAAACGTTGTTTATAGATGATAGTCCGCAGCATTTGGAAGCCGCCAGAACGTTGGGGATTAAAACCTTTTTAATGACCGCGCCAGATACCCTACAGGCTTTTGCCCAACGCGAACAGCTGATTTGA
- a CDS encoding DNA helicase, whose product MDYFQNLLTLLKTERDEDQQSYLKLIQNSSVTDRRSTGITWYPIAIRGSEIGKGDYLTVELERTTHKDIAHQFRFGAPAVLFSNHDAGTDRVDGTIAYQGGDRIKINLFTDELPDWTRNGKLGVELLFDNNSYDEMQNALKQAALLASQPEGKLIRILTGQAEPSFVEQVTVIDTSGLNTCQKAAAEQIVAAKDLAIVHGPPGTGKTTTLVQAIKNLITQGDQKVLVVAPSNTAVDLLSEKLAGEGLNVLRIGNPSRVSERLTSLTLDSQMNAHVYKKDIKQLKKQAAGYKDMAHKYKRSFGKAERDQRKALFDEAHRIIKDAGKIEQFIIDDLVAKAQVITATLVGSNHHTIRNVKFNTVVIDEAGQALEPACWIPILKAQKVVMAGDHLQLPPTIKSDRAARNGLSTTLMEKCVALHPAAVTLLQEQYRMNVAIMGFSSREFYGDALIANAVVANRLLFNGDLPMSFVDTAGCGFDEKPDGTSSVNPDEAVFLLKHLQQLADQISASGTAFPSIAIISPYKSQVRMIKELFEASSLVQHAGQISINTVDSFQGQERDVVYISMTRSNTEGTIGFLADIRRTNVAMTRARKKLVIIGDSATITRLPFYADLMTYAEQIGGYQSAWEYIS is encoded by the coding sequence ATGGACTATTTTCAAAATTTGCTTACCCTGCTCAAAACCGAACGCGACGAAGACCAGCAGAGTTACTTAAAACTCATTCAAAATTCGTCGGTAACCGACAGGCGCTCTACCGGTATCACCTGGTACCCCATCGCCATCCGGGGCAGTGAAATCGGTAAAGGTGATTACTTAACTGTTGAACTGGAACGCACTACTCATAAGGATATCGCTCATCAGTTTCGTTTTGGTGCGCCTGCGGTATTGTTCTCCAACCATGATGCAGGCACCGACCGTGTGGATGGTACCATTGCCTACCAGGGTGGCGACCGCATAAAGATCAACCTTTTTACCGATGAACTGCCAGACTGGACCCGCAATGGTAAACTGGGCGTGGAACTGCTTTTTGATAATAACAGTTATGATGAAATGCAAAACGCGCTTAAGCAGGCAGCCTTACTAGCCAGCCAGCCCGAGGGTAAACTTATCCGCATCCTGACGGGCCAGGCCGAACCTTCATTTGTTGAACAGGTAACCGTCATCGATACTTCGGGATTAAACACCTGCCAAAAGGCAGCCGCGGAGCAAATTGTTGCTGCAAAAGATCTTGCGATAGTACACGGCCCGCCGGGAACAGGGAAGACTACCACGCTTGTGCAAGCCATTAAGAATTTAATTACGCAGGGCGATCAGAAGGTGCTGGTTGTTGCACCTAGCAATACCGCAGTAGATTTGCTGAGCGAAAAACTGGCGGGCGAAGGATTGAACGTGCTCCGGATCGGTAATCCGTCACGTGTATCCGAGCGCTTGACTTCGCTAACGCTGGATAGCCAGATGAACGCTCATGTGTATAAAAAAGACATAAAGCAACTAAAGAAGCAGGCCGCCGGCTATAAGGATATGGCCCATAAATACAAGCGCAGCTTTGGCAAAGCAGAGCGCGATCAGCGGAAGGCATTGTTTGATGAGGCGCACCGGATTATAAAAGATGCGGGTAAGATAGAACAGTTCATCATTGATGACCTGGTGGCCAAGGCGCAGGTGATTACCGCAACATTGGTTGGATCCAATCACCATACCATCCGCAATGTAAAGTTCAATACTGTTGTGATTGACGAGGCAGGCCAGGCGCTGGAACCCGCCTGCTGGATCCCCATATTGAAAGCCCAAAAGGTGGTGATGGCGGGAGACCACCTGCAACTGCCCCCAACCATCAAATCGGATAGGGCTGCCAGAAACGGCTTAAGCACCACACTAATGGAGAAATGCGTGGCCCTCCATCCTGCTGCCGTAACCCTTTTGCAGGAGCAATACCGGATGAATGTGGCCATCATGGGGTTCTCGTCGCGGGAGTTTTATGGTGATGCTTTAATAGCAAATGCAGTGGTTGCCAACCGACTACTTTTTAATGGCGACTTGCCGATGAGCTTTGTAGATACGGCCGGATGCGGATTTGATGAAAAACCTGATGGAACCAGCTCCGTTAACCCGGATGAGGCAGTGTTCCTGCTGAAACACCTACAGCAACTGGCTGATCAAATATCGGCATCGGGAACTGCATTTCCATCTATAGCAATTATTTCTCCCTACAAAAGCCAGGTAAGAATGATCAAGGAATTATTTGAAGCCTCCTCATTGGTACAGCATGCCGGGCAAATCTCCATCAATACGGTGGATAGTTTCCAGGGACAAGAACGCGATGTGGTATACATCAGCATGACCCGCAGCAATACGGAAGGCACCATTGGTTTTCTGGCAGATATTCGGCGCACAAATGTAGCCATGACGCGTGCACGCAAGAAACTGGTGATCATCGGCGATAGTGCCACAATTACAAGGCTCCCTTTCTATGCAGATCTGATGACCTACGCAGAACAAATTGGTGGTTACCAAAGCGCGTGGGAGTATATAAGTTGA
- a CDS encoding YajQ family cyclic di-GMP-binding protein (nucleotide binding property based on structural studies of Haemophilus influenzae crystallized protein in PDB Accession Number 1IN0 and NMR studies of Escherichia coli YajQ; the YajQ protein from Pseudomonas synringae appears to play a role in activation of bateriophage phi6 segment L transcription), with translation MPSFDIVSKIDGQTLDNAINTAKKEILNRYDFNGSKSSIELDKKTNELTVVTENDMRLKAIIDSIISRMMKQGLDAKALDFGKEEYASGNMIRKEIKIKEGIDKEAAKKVIKKIKDSKLKVEASIMNDQVRVTAKKIDDLQAVISLCRTEDFGQPLQYINMRA, from the coding sequence ATGCCTTCATTTGATATAGTAAGCAAGATAGACGGCCAAACGCTGGATAACGCTATCAATACCGCCAAAAAAGAGATCCTGAACCGCTATGATTTTAACGGCAGCAAGAGCAGTATAGAATTGGATAAGAAAACAAACGAACTTACCGTGGTTACCGAAAACGATATGCGCCTTAAAGCTATTATCGACAGCATCATCAGCCGGATGATGAAGCAGGGCCTTGATGCCAAAGCGCTGGATTTTGGTAAAGAAGAGTATGCATCGGGCAACATGATCCGCAAAGAAATAAAGATCAAGGAAGGTATCGACAAAGAAGCTGCCAAAAAAGTGATCAAAAAGATCAAAGACAGCAAGCTAAAGGTGGAAGCATCGATTATGAACGACCAGGTGCGCGTAACCGCCAAAAAGATAGACGACCTGCAAGCCGTGATCAGCCTGTGCCGTACGGAAGATTTTGGCCAGCCCTTACAGTATATCAATATGCGGGCCTGA
- a CDS encoding polyphosphate kinase 1 → MDTKNIPLINREISWLYFNDRVLQEAADPTVPLIERIKFLAIFSSNLDEFYRVRVATLSRLSNLNEKAKEILGYNPKKLLNQIKNIVVKQEKKFNNLYENIIVKELAEEKIFLLNDKQLNVTRGEFVKDFFRERLLSTLVPIMLDDDLPLPELRDRAIYFFVKLTKGKKFRYALIEIPDSLSRFLVLPETNKLKFIILLDDIIRYSLEDIFFIFEHDSIEAYSIQLTRDAELDLDKEVSVKFIDSLAKSLLKRRKGKPMRLLFDNEMPPDMLGYLVKKMRLLGENLIPGNRYHNFKNFINFPNVGRPELEYTKQRALPLEGLSFGKSLMGMIAKRDYLISTPYESFDYIIHFLREAAIDPKVKEISITVYRLADNSKIIYALINAAKNGKKVNCLVELRARFDEQNNIYWSNRLEEEGVNVLYGIDGYKVHSKICLVTRMEKGKPAYYACLSTGNFNEKTAKTYADHTLLTANKKITADMVNVFRALGKLQLPQGLKNLIVSPIDSRPAIYKLIDCEIKNAKAGKKAYMIFKMNSLADEQMIAKLYQASNAGVKIKMIIRGMCCLIPGIKGFSENIEVISIVDKYLEHARVHIYCNGGDELIYLTSADFMTRNIDNRVEVGFPIYDEALRKEIRDIIDIQLSDNTKARQITGSAVNKYHKTSAETLTRAQIDIYNYLKPKTPAN, encoded by the coding sequence ATGGATACTAAAAACATTCCGTTAATAAACAGGGAAATAAGCTGGTTATATTTTAACGACAGGGTTTTGCAGGAGGCTGCCGACCCCACAGTTCCGCTTATTGAAAGGATTAAGTTTTTAGCCATCTTCTCGTCTAATCTGGATGAGTTCTATCGCGTTAGGGTGGCTACACTCAGCCGCCTCTCTAATCTTAACGAAAAGGCAAAAGAAATTCTCGGCTATAATCCTAAGAAGCTGCTTAATCAGATCAAGAACATCGTTGTAAAGCAGGAAAAGAAGTTCAATAACCTTTATGAGAACATCATTGTAAAGGAACTTGCCGAAGAAAAGATCTTTTTGCTGAATGATAAGCAACTCAACGTAACGCGCGGCGAATTTGTGAAGGATTTTTTCCGCGAGCGGTTGCTGTCAACATTGGTTCCGATTATGCTGGATGATGACCTGCCGTTGCCGGAACTGCGCGACAGGGCCATTTACTTTTTTGTAAAGCTGACTAAGGGAAAAAAATTCCGGTACGCACTGATAGAAATTCCCGACAGTTTATCACGGTTCTTAGTATTGCCCGAAACCAACAAGCTAAAATTTATCATTTTACTGGATGATATCATTCGCTATAGTCTCGAAGATATCTTTTTCATTTTCGAACATGATAGCATAGAAGCCTACTCGATTCAGCTAACCCGTGATGCGGAACTGGACCTGGATAAGGAAGTAAGCGTTAAATTCATCGATTCACTGGCCAAAAGCCTTTTAAAAAGGCGCAAAGGCAAACCCATGCGTTTATTGTTTGATAACGAAATGCCGCCTGATATGCTGGGTTACCTGGTTAAGAAGATGCGCCTGCTGGGCGAGAATCTCATCCCGGGCAACAGGTACCATAATTTTAAAAATTTTATTAATTTCCCTAACGTTGGCCGCCCGGAACTGGAGTATACCAAGCAGCGGGCTTTACCGCTGGAGGGTTTATCTTTTGGCAAGAGTTTGATGGGCATGATCGCTAAACGCGATTACCTCATTAGCACACCCTATGAATCATTTGATTATATCATCCACTTTTTGCGCGAGGCGGCTATTGATCCAAAGGTTAAAGAGATCAGCATAACCGTTTATCGTTTGGCTGACAATTCCAAGATCATCTACGCTTTGATCAATGCTGCCAAAAACGGTAAAAAGGTAAACTGCTTAGTGGAGCTGCGTGCCCGGTTTGATGAACAGAACAATATCTACTGGAGCAACAGGCTGGAGGAAGAGGGGGTAAACGTACTTTATGGCATCGACGGTTACAAAGTACATTCCAAAATTTGCCTGGTTACCCGGATGGAAAAGGGGAAACCTGCTTATTATGCGTGCCTGTCTACCGGTAACTTTAACGAGAAGACCGCAAAGACCTATGCCGACCATACTTTACTAACGGCCAATAAAAAGATCACCGCCGATATGGTGAATGTTTTTAGGGCTCTTGGTAAATTGCAGCTGCCGCAAGGACTGAAGAATTTGATCGTTTCCCCTATAGATTCGCGCCCGGCAATTTACAAACTGATAGATTGTGAGATAAAAAATGCGAAGGCCGGGAAAAAAGCCTACATGATCTTTAAGATGAACAGCCTGGCCGATGAGCAGATGATAGCCAAGTTGTACCAGGCAAGCAATGCGGGTGTAAAGATCAAAATGATTATCCGCGGAATGTGCTGCCTGATCCCTGGTATTAAAGGATTCAGCGAGAATATAGAGGTGATCAGTATTGTTGATAAATACCTGGAGCACGCCCGGGTACATATCTATTGCAATGGAGGCGATGAGCTGATCTATCTCACCTCGGCCGATTTCATGACCCGTAATATCGATAACAGGGTAGAGGTTGGATTTCCGATATATGATGAGGCCCTTCGGAAAGAGATCAGGGACATTATTGATATCCAGCTGAGCGATAACACTAAAGCCCGCCAAATTACCGGCAGCGCCGTTAATAAATACCATAAAACAAGTGCCGAGACATTAACCCGCGCACAAATAGATATATACAATTACCTCAAACCCAAAACCCCTGCAAATTGA
- a CDS encoding exopolyphosphatase, which yields MRYAAIDVGSNAVRLLIANIIENNGSVSFKKNTLVRVPVRLGDDAFLNKHISDKKADDLVKSMQAFKNLMDVFKVTDYMACATSAMREAKNGQEVVARIKEEAGIDLEIIHGEKEAKIIYASHAEIEIDKDKNYLYIDVGGGSTELSLFSRGELLASQSFNLGTIRILDNQDKEETWNEMKEFIKEQTKHQKNIFGIGTGGNINKLYKLSNEKDNAPLTYTKLKSLYNYLDSYSMKERINVLGLNQDRADVIIPACEIYLTVLKCANIKSMFVPTVGMVDGIIQTLIEKNIG from the coding sequence TTGAGATACGCTGCAATTGATGTTGGTTCTAACGCTGTTAGGTTACTGATCGCTAACATTATAGAAAATAACGGCTCTGTGTCGTTTAAGAAAAACACGCTGGTGCGTGTACCCGTGCGACTTGGTGATGATGCTTTTTTAAACAAGCATATTTCTGATAAAAAAGCCGATGACCTGGTAAAATCCATGCAGGCGTTTAAAAACCTGATGGATGTATTTAAAGTGACAGATTACATGGCCTGTGCCACATCGGCCATGCGCGAGGCGAAGAACGGCCAGGAGGTGGTGGCCCGGATAAAAGAAGAGGCGGGCATCGACCTGGAGATTATCCACGGCGAAAAAGAGGCCAAGATCATCTACGCCAGCCATGCTGAGATCGAGATCGATAAGGATAAAAACTATCTTTATATTGATGTTGGTGGTGGTAGCACGGAGCTATCGCTATTCTCCCGGGGGGAATTGCTGGCTTCTCAGTCCTTTAATCTGGGTACTATCCGTATCCTCGATAACCAGGATAAAGAAGAAACCTGGAACGAAATGAAGGAGTTTATCAAAGAGCAAACCAAGCACCAGAAAAATATTTTTGGCATTGGCACGGGGGGTAATATCAACAAGCTATATAAACTTTCTAATGAGAAAGATAATGCGCCGCTTACGTATACCAAACTAAAATCGCTTTACAATTATCTCGACTCTTACTCTATGAAAGAGCGTATAAATGTTTTAGGCTTAAACCAGGACAGGGCCGATGTAATCATCCCCGCCTGCGAGATTTATTTAACCGTATTAAAGTGCGCTAATATTAAAAGTATGTTTGTACCAACTGTGGGCATGGTGGATGGTATAATTCAAACACTTATAGAAAAAAATATTGGTTAA
- a CDS encoding 3-octaprenyl-4-hydroxybenzoate carboxy-lyase: MKKKIVVAVTGASGAIYAKLLLDTLQKLQDQIAEVGVVMSDNAKQVWEFELDNTAFTNYPFKFYRKNDFMAPFASGSARFDTMVVVPCSMGTMGRIASGVSDDLITRAADVVLKERRRLILVARDTPLNLIHIRNMQTVTEAGGIICPAIPSYYSKPKTIEEVAMTVVNRIIDLIGLEHESYRWDGK, encoded by the coding sequence ATGAAGAAAAAAATCGTAGTGGCCGTAACCGGGGCAAGCGGAGCGATATACGCCAAATTACTGTTGGATACCTTGCAGAAACTACAAGACCAGATTGCAGAGGTAGGTGTGGTCATGTCTGATAATGCCAAACAGGTTTGGGAGTTTGAATTAGATAACACCGCGTTTACAAATTACCCTTTTAAGTTTTACCGTAAAAACGATTTTATGGCGCCATTTGCTTCGGGCTCTGCCAGGTTTGACACAATGGTGGTTGTGCCTTGCTCCATGGGTACCATGGGGCGTATTGCTTCGGGCGTATCGGATGACTTAATTACCCGTGCAGCCGATGTGGTGCTGAAGGAACGCCGCCGGTTAATCCTCGTAGCCCGCGACACCCCGCTAAACCTCATTCACATCCGTAATATGCAAACGGTGACCGAAGCCGGCGGTATTATTTGCCCTGCGATACCTTCCTATTACAGCAAGCCCAAAACGATTGAAGAGGTAGCCATGACGGTAGTGAACAGAATCATTGACTTAATAGGGTTGGAGCATGAGAGTTACAGATGGGACGGAAAATGA